One region of Colius striatus isolate bColStr4 chromosome 26, bColStr4.1.hap1, whole genome shotgun sequence genomic DNA includes:
- the PRKCSH gene encoding LOW QUALITY PROTEIN: glucosidase 2 subunit beta (The sequence of the model RefSeq protein was modified relative to this genomic sequence to represent the inferred CDS: inserted 2 bases in 2 codons), which translates to MANMAAAAATGSSSAFPLPGREPGTGRARTHLDAAELTDPAVMLLLLLLPLLLRGAAALGVSRPRGVALAQLHFYDPXKPFTCLDGSATVAFAWVNDDYCDCADGSDEPGTAACPNGRFHCANAGXRPRSIPSAHVNDGVCDCCDATDEYDSDAQCNNTCEERGRHEREARERKAAVAREGALLRERLVQEAAAGRQHKQVQLQGLQETRQGLEQRVAAARAAKDAAEGPERAAKEQHRQHWEAQRAAAAAAAEASRAEEAFAEMDTDGDGRLTAEELHSRLGADTDGTDPEDKVQELLPVDVATFRDQLWATVRERYRTQGQAEPPPPSPEPPVEETPPEEEEEEEEEEEEEEDDEGPEEELKVPPQHPPEEKGPEESPEEPPFDPPTQALVDAAQRAREELEEAERALKESEESIRALEQELALDFGPQQEFSYLYNNCYELETSEYIYRLCPFKRVSQKPRNGGAETNLGTWGSWAGPEHDRFSAMKYEHGTGCWQGPNRATTVTLSCGTDTAVTATTEPSRCEYLMELVTPAVCRSPPPHDEHDEL; encoded by the exons ATGGCCAACATGGCGGCGGCCGCAGCGACCGGAAGTTCCTCCGCGTTTCCGCTTCCGGGGCGTGAACCTGGAACCGGGCGCGCGCGGACGCACCTCG ACGCTGCTGAGCTCACTGACCCCGCcgtgatgctgctgctgctgctgctgccgctgctgctccGTGGAGCCGCTGCCCTGGGGGTCTCGCGCCCGCGCGGCGTCGCCCTGGCCC AGCTCCACTTCTACGACC TCAAGCCCTTCACGTGCCTGGACGGTTCGGCCACCGTGGCCTTCGCCTGGGTCAACGACGACTATTGCGACTGCGCCGACGGCTCCGACGAGCCCG GGACGGCAGCGTGTCCCAACGGCCGCTTCCACTGCGCCAACGCCG TCCGGCCCCGCAGCATCCCCTCGGCTCACGTCAATGATGGCGTCTGCG ACTGCTGCGACGCCACTGACGAGTACGACAGCGACGCCCAGTGCAACAACACCTGCGA GGAGCGGGGCCGGCACGAGCGCGAGGCGCGGGAGCGCAAGGCTGCGGTGGCCCGCGAGGGGGCGCTGCTGCGGGAGCGGCTGGTGCAGGAGGCGGCCGCTGGGCGGCAGCACAAGCAG GtgcagctgcaggggctgcaggagacgcgccaggggctggagcagcgcGTGGCGGCCGCACGAGCAGCCAAGGACGCGGCCGAGGGCCCCGAGCGGGCGGCCAAGGAGCAGCATCGGCAGCACTGGGAGG CCCAGcgcgcggcggccgcggcggcagCGGAGGCGTCCCGGGCCGAGGAGGCGTTTGCAGAGATGGACACGGACGGCGATGGGAG ACTGACGGCAGAGGAGCTGCACAGCCGCCTCGGGGCCGACACCGACGGGACCGACCCTGAGGACAAAGTGCAG gagctgctgcccgtgGATGTGGCCACGTTCCGTGACCAGCTCTGGGCCACCGTCCGCGAGCGCTACCGCACGCAG GGCCAGGCTGAGCCCCCCCCGCCGTCCCCTGAGCCCCCAGTGGAGGAGACTCcccctgaggaggaggaggaagaggaggaggaggaagaggaggaggaggatgatgaAGGGCCTGAGGAGGAGCTGAAGGtgcccccccagcacccccctgaGGAGAAGGGGCCCGAGGAGTCCCCCGAGGAGCCACCTTTCGACCCCCCCACTCAGGCCCTGGTCGACG CTGCCCAGCGAGCGCgtgaggagctggaggaagccGAGAGAGCTCTGAAGGAGAGTGAGGAGTCCATCAG ggccctggagcaggagctggcgCTGGATTTCGGGCCCCAGCAGGAGTTTTCCTACTTGTACAACAACTGCTACGAGCTGGAGACCAGCGA GTACATCTACCGCCTGTGTCCCTTCAAACGCGTCTCCCAGAAACCCCGCAACGGCGGCGCCGAGACCAACCTGGG GACTTGGGGGTCCTGGGCTGGGCCCGAGCACGATCGCTTCAGCGCCATGAAGTACGAGCACGGGACGGGCTGCTGGCAGGGGCCCAACCGGGCTACCACC gtgACGCTGAGCTGTGGCACCGACACGGCCGTGACGGCCACGACGGAGCCGAGTCGCTGCGAGTAC